One window from the genome of Candidatus Neptunochlamydia vexilliferae encodes:
- a CDS encoding aminotransferase class I/II-fold pyridoxal phosphate-dependent enzyme: protein MSQIQEIFVDDNLSDRRKTIADICAKSPMFDVVTRKVSKRTLEDEKGHYLADFATQSYLGFDFDPRVIEAAVQGTRDFGTVIAWCRLVSTVTLLTEAERKTAELVGSEACSIFASTTLLNHGVIPALAGKDGVIFLDKSAHATMYEGAKIARDSGATLVSFPTGDFEALEKLLVEYQQVKKKLILTDGVYSMTGEYADLPSFDALAKKYDALVFVDDAHGFGVVGENPSPEHPYGHKGNGLIKHFGLSYDNMVYIGCFSKAYGTFGAFIACDQKLRDFLISQATPHDLGGAGPASALAALLAGYQINKTEGQARRRQMYDLTKKAVDGLEELGYTLETPSDFPILSVLLGKSDDIIAISKLLYENHILLTLAPYPMVKRGKESLRITITATNTEEEIDQLLVAFKKLKSFLIEKGYPFKDLVEQ from the coding sequence ATGAGTCAGATACAAGAAATTTTCGTTGATGATAATTTAAGCGATCGGAGAAAAACCATTGCTGATATCTGTGCAAAAAGCCCGATGTTCGATGTCGTTACCCGGAAGGTATCCAAAAGGACACTAGAAGATGAAAAGGGACACTACCTCGCTGATTTTGCAACACAGTCCTACCTAGGCTTTGATTTTGACCCTAGGGTCATCGAAGCAGCAGTTCAAGGAACAAGGGATTTTGGAACAGTCATCGCCTGGTGCCGTCTTGTCAGTACAGTCACCCTCTTAACCGAAGCAGAGAGAAAAACAGCCGAACTTGTAGGGAGTGAAGCCTGCAGCATTTTTGCTTCAACCACCTTGTTGAACCATGGGGTGATTCCCGCCCTTGCAGGGAAAGATGGGGTGATTTTCCTCGATAAATCGGCCCATGCAACGATGTATGAAGGGGCAAAAATAGCGCGAGACAGCGGAGCAACACTTGTAAGTTTTCCTACGGGGGATTTTGAGGCTTTAGAAAAGCTTCTTGTTGAATATCAACAAGTCAAGAAAAAACTCATTTTAACCGATGGGGTTTATAGTATGACGGGAGAGTATGCCGACCTCCCCAGCTTCGATGCACTCGCTAAAAAATATGATGCCCTTGTCTTTGTCGACGATGCCCATGGATTTGGGGTTGTTGGGGAAAACCCCTCCCCTGAACACCCCTATGGACACAAAGGGAATGGGTTGATCAAGCACTTTGGTCTTTCCTATGACAATATGGTCTATATCGGTTGCTTTTCAAAAGCCTATGGCACATTTGGAGCCTTCATCGCTTGTGATCAGAAGCTTCGAGATTTCCTTATTTCTCAAGCCACTCCCCACGATCTCGGTGGTGCAGGACCCGCCTCAGCCCTTGCCGCTCTCCTTGCTGGTTACCAAATCAATAAAACCGAAGGGCAAGCGCGAAGAAGGCAGATGTATGACCTTACAAAAAAAGCAGTCGACGGCCTTGAAGAGCTCGGCTATACCCTTGAAACACCTTCTGACTTTCCAATTCTCTCTGTTTTGTTAGGAAAGTCTGATGATATCATCGCTATCTCTAAACTCTTATACGAAAATCATATCTTGCTCACCCTTGCCCCTTACCCCATGGTAAAAAGGGGGAAAGAGTCGCTAAGAATCACTATTACAGCAACAAACACCGAAGAAGAGATCGATCAACTGCTTGTCGCTTTTAAAAAGCTTAAGAGCTTTTTAATTGAAAAGGGTTACCCATTTAAGGACCTTGTAGAGCAATGA
- a CDS encoding DMT family transporter, giving the protein MKANPRFTAILLFSLGLLFCSLADIVVKWVGYNIPLPQLIFLRFTIALLFLMPIALKKRVHRSKILPFHLLRALLLITATFSWFAGVKMVPITQATVIGFSLPLFIQLFSPLFLKEKVSKKRFFITLFGFIGVIIATRPTDISQEPLVLSLVIATIFYALLDTLNKFCADKEEPFNMLFYSSLFGFLFTLPLGIIYWTPIPITGWLFSGTLALFSLLILLCTFHAYILEEVSFLAPLHYIELLFSTFFSWVIFSEIPSLSTYAGSVLILLSIIFLTRPKKQTALRKI; this is encoded by the coding sequence ATGAAGGCTAACCCTCGGTTTACCGCAATTCTTCTCTTTTCCCTTGGGCTTCTCTTTTGCTCACTTGCTGATATCGTTGTAAAATGGGTTGGCTACAATATTCCCCTTCCCCAACTCATCTTTCTCCGTTTTACAATAGCCCTTCTTTTTCTCATGCCAATTGCATTAAAAAAACGAGTGCATCGCTCGAAAATCCTCCCCTTTCATCTGCTTAGGGCGCTTCTACTTATCACAGCAACCTTTTCCTGGTTTGCTGGAGTAAAAATGGTTCCGATTACCCAAGCTACAGTGATCGGGTTTTCCCTTCCCCTTTTTATTCAGCTTTTCTCCCCTCTTTTCTTAAAAGAGAAAGTCAGCAAAAAACGCTTTTTTATCACCCTTTTTGGGTTTATAGGTGTCATCATCGCAACCCGCCCAACCGATATCTCCCAAGAACCCTTAGTCTTATCTTTAGTTATTGCGACTATTTTTTATGCCCTTCTCGATACTTTAAACAAATTTTGTGCGGATAAAGAAGAGCCTTTTAACATGCTATTCTATTCCTCATTGTTTGGGTTTCTTTTCACCCTTCCCCTTGGAATTATTTACTGGACCCCGATTCCCATAACCGGTTGGCTTTTTAGTGGCACACTAGCCCTATTTTCCCTTCTCATCCTCCTCTGCACTTTCCACGCCTATATTCTGGAAGAGGTCTCTTTCCTGGCTCCTCTCCATTATATTGAACTCCTCTTTTCCACCTTTTTCTCTTGGGTCATTTTTTCTGAGATTCCCTCTTTATCAACCTATGCAGGAAGTGTGTTAATCCTCCTGAGTATCATCTTTCTAACAAGGCCAAAGAAACAAACCGCTCTAAGAAAAATATAG
- the tal gene encoding transaldolase, with product MNKFEGLKKHTVIVADTGEIDEIKKYKPTDATTNPSLILKASEIEEYKPLIEEAVQYGKSKGGQKAKELTITKIFVNFGKEILKVIPGRVSTEVDARLSFDVEGSLKKAHEYIALYEEAGIPKERILIKLASTWEGVLAASELEKEGIHCNMTLMFSLGQAIACAEAGATLISPFVGRILDWYKKAEGKESYPADEDPGVLSVTNIFNYYKKFGYNTQIMGASFRNVDEVLELAGCDLLTISPKLLQELTDSEGAVAQKLSADRAQKAELEKIGVDEKSFRWMVNEDAMATEKLAEGIRNFAKDTVKLEKLIEGLM from the coding sequence GTGAATAAGTTTGAAGGGCTAAAAAAGCACACCGTCATCGTTGCCGACACCGGAGAGATCGATGAGATTAAGAAGTACAAACCGACCGACGCCACCACCAACCCTTCCCTAATTCTAAAAGCCTCCGAGATTGAAGAGTATAAGCCGCTGATTGAAGAGGCGGTTCAGTACGGCAAGTCGAAAGGTGGGCAAAAGGCCAAAGAACTCACCATCACTAAAATTTTTGTGAACTTTGGAAAGGAAATCCTCAAGGTGATTCCTGGAAGAGTGTCGACCGAGGTCGATGCACGCCTCTCCTTCGATGTCGAAGGGAGTCTAAAAAAGGCGCACGAGTATATCGCCCTTTATGAAGAAGCAGGCATTCCCAAAGAGCGGATCTTGATTAAGCTTGCGTCGACCTGGGAAGGGGTCCTTGCCGCCTCAGAGCTCGAGAAGGAAGGGATCCACTGTAACATGACTCTGATGTTTAGCTTAGGGCAAGCGATCGCTTGCGCTGAGGCGGGGGCAACCCTCATCTCCCCTTTCGTCGGGCGGATCCTCGACTGGTACAAAAAAGCCGAAGGGAAAGAGTCCTATCCCGCCGATGAAGATCCAGGGGTTCTTTCGGTCACCAATATCTTTAACTACTACAAGAAGTTTGGCTACAATACCCAGATTATGGGAGCCAGCTTCCGGAATGTCGACGAGGTGCTCGAGCTGGCGGGCTGCGACCTTTTGACTATCTCTCCAAAACTCCTTCAGGAACTGACAGATAGTGAAGGAGCTGTCGCTCAAAAGCTTTCAGCAGACCGGGCTCAGAAAGCGGAGCTTGAGAAAATCGGTGTCGACGAAAAGAGCTTCCGCTGGATGGTCAATGAGGATGCCATGGCGACCGAAAAGCTCGCAGAAGGGATCCGCAACTTTGCGAAGGATACCGTCAAGCTCGAAAAACTCATCGAAGGGTTGATGTAA
- a CDS encoding SagB/ThcOx family dehydrogenase → MATHKDHWDDLLWGVPPNQEKLEEGWEAFHENSKLCRSDRYLSQTYVLQMMNQLALSIEYGRGTRIPLPEELYSLDISLGEVIKKRRTARYLSSIPLSFKEIATLLHYAYGVTKSSTTTPFRAVPSGGALYPLEVYFQVLNSEDLELGLYHYNPIRNSIFLLESEEDFGSIADHIVFKEIADGASLIFFIAASFKKSTFKYNERGYRFILMEAGHLMQNINLTATALGLELALLGGFFDREIDDRLHFDGINQSTIYIGAVGGKGRPPS, encoded by the coding sequence ATGGCAACACATAAAGATCATTGGGATGACCTCCTATGGGGAGTACCACCAAATCAAGAAAAGTTAGAAGAGGGTTGGGAGGCCTTTCATGAAAACTCCAAGCTATGTCGTTCTGACCGCTATCTTTCCCAGACCTATGTCCTACAGATGATGAACCAGCTTGCACTTTCTATTGAATATGGCCGAGGAACTCGCATTCCTCTTCCCGAAGAGTTATATTCACTGGATATTTCTTTAGGTGAGGTGATTAAAAAGCGGAGAACAGCAAGATATCTTTCTTCTATTCCTCTAAGCTTTAAAGAAATTGCAACCTTGCTTCACTATGCTTATGGGGTGACAAAAAGTAGTACAACAACCCCTTTTAGGGCTGTCCCTTCTGGTGGAGCCCTTTATCCTTTAGAGGTTTACTTCCAAGTTTTAAACTCTGAAGACTTAGAGCTGGGACTCTATCATTACAATCCAATCCGCAACAGTATTTTTCTTCTAGAGTCTGAAGAAGATTTTGGAAGCATTGCGGACCATATTGTATTTAAAGAGATTGCAGATGGAGCTTCCTTAATTTTTTTTATTGCTGCTTCCTTTAAAAAGAGTACCTTTAAATATAATGAGAGAGGTTACCGTTTTATCCTTATGGAAGCAGGTCACCTGATGCAAAATATTAACCTTACTGCAACGGCTCTAGGACTGGAGTTAGCTTTGCTTGGAGGGTTTTTCGACAGAGAAATTGATGACCGGCTTCATTTTGATGGGATCAACCAATCAACGATTTATATCGGAGCAGTTGGAGGAAAAGGTCGCCCACCTTCTTAA
- a CDS encoding YcaO-like family protein → MALEVGAPPLFSYFAYSSNTKPLTGWKNFGETGGVAPDRPIALAKALGEAVERYCSAIYRKKDLPLTSVRKASFKCASPELWDLYTEEQFEQESFPFVPFNEDTIVRWTPAFDLVKGFMIYIPAQSVYVPYYAFSQEDPERLLGQSISTGLACHETFIKGAISGICEVVERDALMITWQAGISPPKIDLTTIPQHLKNLVKISKGLTGMIDIFDITLDNGIPTFLSAYRSSLKTETAFCMAAATAPAPEEALRKSLEELVHTRRYSQILFQTHPPLSQETIETKNIRSKEEHLRFWADHGNMDKASFLFQSEVCRSFCDVPSIATGQDHKDLIALVKAISKTGHTVFIADITSPDIQNLGLYVIRAVIPGYQPLQMGHSYRALGGSRLWTVPQKMGYRGIKKETGDIDLPHPYP, encoded by the coding sequence ATGGCTTTAGAGGTGGGGGCGCCTCCGCTTTTTTCTTACTTCGCCTATTCCTCTAACACCAAACCCTTGACAGGATGGAAAAACTTTGGAGAAACCGGTGGGGTTGCTCCTGATCGACCGATTGCTCTTGCAAAAGCGCTTGGAGAAGCGGTGGAACGTTATTGCTCTGCTATTTATCGGAAAAAAGATCTTCCGTTGACCTCTGTTCGCAAAGCTTCTTTTAAATGCGCCTCTCCCGAGTTATGGGATCTTTATACCGAAGAGCAGTTTGAACAAGAGAGCTTTCCATTTGTTCCTTTCAATGAGGATACAATTGTGAGATGGACTCCTGCATTTGATCTGGTAAAGGGCTTTATGATTTATATCCCAGCTCAGTCTGTTTATGTTCCCTATTATGCTTTTAGTCAGGAGGATCCAGAGCGTCTGCTTGGACAATCAATTTCTACAGGGCTTGCATGTCACGAGACCTTTATAAAAGGGGCTATCTCGGGGATCTGTGAGGTGGTTGAAAGGGATGCTTTGATGATCACCTGGCAAGCAGGAATCTCCCCTCCCAAGATCGACCTCACAACGATTCCTCAGCATCTAAAAAACTTGGTTAAAATCTCAAAAGGTCTTACTGGGATGATCGATATCTTTGATATCACCCTTGATAATGGAATTCCTACCTTTCTATCAGCTTATCGCTCCTCTTTAAAAACAGAAACGGCATTTTGTATGGCTGCGGCTACAGCCCCTGCGCCCGAAGAAGCCCTTAGGAAATCTTTGGAAGAGCTGGTTCATACGAGGCGTTATTCTCAGATCTTATTTCAAACGCATCCTCCACTAAGTCAGGAGACTATAGAAACAAAAAATATCAGAAGTAAAGAGGAACACCTTCGCTTTTGGGCAGATCATGGAAATATGGATAAAGCTTCCTTCTTATTTCAGTCTGAAGTTTGCCGCTCTTTTTGTGATGTTCCTTCTATTGCAACCGGACAAGACCATAAAGACTTAATTGCCTTGGTAAAGGCGATTTCAAAAACAGGACACACTGTTTTTATTGCAGATATTACCTCGCCAGATATTCAAAATCTTGGGCTCTATGTCATACGGGCAGTCATTCCAGGCTATCAACCCTTGCAAATGGGTCACTCTTACCGCGCTCTAGGGGGAAGTCGGCTATGGACTGTTCCCCAAAAGATGGGATACCGCGGTATTAAAAAAGAAACTGGGGATATAGACCTTCCCCATCCTTACCCTTAG
- a CDS encoding TOMM precursor leader peptide-binding protein yields MKIKAYPSELIPTLEGAIVKRGLVSFSVKGDGVYEVLDTLLSETSESGKSEEEILSYFVKEKKRQAKELIENLLKHQFLYLSEGEDSKVEEPCDVFYWEQGVKKEDIKKTLGAQAFAFLGVNSITRQLIALFDAMGLDNYTLISVPHLDTVPAKKEKAFSYEEWKKSSSTTVAIACSENGNHYFIKEINHLCFEKGVELFPVILNGKSGYIGPVIVPWETACFECFLLRREANASDFKLTQAIEKDRPTERKAFGFHPALALSLAGFAFIELERAYGGAMLKKRVNTILEVNLLDSLLIERRILKVPYCTTCSPANKNPELPIEKSLTI; encoded by the coding sequence ATGAAAATAAAAGCTTATCCATCAGAGTTAATCCCAACCTTGGAAGGGGCGATTGTGAAAAGGGGACTCGTTTCCTTTTCGGTTAAAGGAGATGGAGTCTATGAAGTTTTAGACACCTTATTATCTGAAACTTCAGAATCTGGGAAATCTGAAGAGGAAATCCTCTCTTACTTTGTAAAAGAAAAGAAGAGGCAGGCTAAAGAGCTTATTGAGAACCTGCTAAAGCACCAGTTTCTCTACCTTTCAGAGGGAGAAGATTCAAAAGTTGAAGAGCCATGCGATGTTTTTTACTGGGAACAGGGAGTCAAAAAAGAGGATATAAAAAAAACACTTGGGGCGCAAGCCTTTGCTTTTTTAGGGGTCAATTCTATTACACGACAGCTCATCGCTCTTTTTGATGCAATGGGTCTGGATAATTATACACTTATTAGTGTTCCTCATCTTGATACTGTACCAGCAAAAAAGGAAAAAGCCTTTTCTTATGAGGAGTGGAAAAAGTCTAGCTCTACAACTGTCGCGATTGCTTGTTCTGAGAATGGGAACCACTATTTTATAAAAGAGATCAATCATCTTTGTTTTGAAAAAGGGGTAGAGCTTTTTCCTGTGATTTTAAATGGTAAAAGTGGCTATATCGGCCCGGTTATTGTTCCATGGGAGACTGCCTGTTTCGAATGCTTTTTGCTTAGAAGAGAGGCAAATGCTTCGGACTTTAAACTGACTCAAGCGATCGAAAAAGATCGACCAACCGAGAGAAAAGCTTTTGGGTTTCATCCAGCGTTGGCTTTGAGCCTTGCAGGCTTTGCATTTATTGAGCTTGAGAGGGCTTATGGAGGAGCAATGTTAAAAAAGAGGGTGAATACTATTTTGGAGGTGAACCTCTTAGATAGTCTACTTATCGAAAGGAGAATCTTAAAGGTGCCTTATTGCACAACATGCTCTCCAGCAAATAAAAACCCCGAACTTCCTATTGAAAAGAGTCTCACAATATGA
- the rpoC gene encoding DNA-directed RNA polymerase subunit beta', translated as MHEDEFHDSQFDKLTIKIASDDVVRNEWSRGEIKKPETINYRTFKPEKGGLFCEKIFGPTRDWECACGKYKKIKHKGIVCDRCGVEVTLSKVRRERMAHIELAVPVVHIWFFKTQPSRIGNILGMSVSDLERVIYYEEYIVTDPGETTLEVKQLLNDHEFREAQEKWGQGAFKVNMGGDAIRELLEKEDLTAVMAELKEKLRKTRSMQARMKLAKRLKIVENFASSPNNPDWMVISCVPVTPPDLRPLVPLDGGRFATSDLNDLYRRVINRNNRLKSILKLKTPDVIIRNEKRMLQEAVDALFDNGRHGHPVMGAGNRPLKALSEMLKGKQGRFRQNLLGKRVDYSGRSVIIVGPELKFNQCGLPKKMALELFEPFIVKRLKARGLVYTIRSAKKMIQRGDPEVWDVLEEIIKGHPVLLNRAPTLHRLGIQAFEPVLIEGKAIRIHPLVCSAFNADFDGDQMAVHIPLSVEAQLEAKLLMMAPDNIFLPSSGKPAAVPSQDMILGLYYLMHDPIYFPEEHGKPVKVFGSSEEVLHALYGSGSYNWYEKEAPKEGRFDDYGLGLHIHEKIKLRLESGVIETTPGRVVFNTIVPEELGFQNYALRKKKMSELVLSTYKSVGLEMCVRFLDSLKRLGFAHATKASLSMGVTDIAIPKDKQKIIEETQKKAALVVEQYEDGIITEGERKSKLINIWTEVSEMLADEFFKMISEPEGTLLNPLYLMMDSGARGNKSQGKQLGALRGLMAKPSGEIIESPITANFREGLSVLEFFISSHGARKGLADTALKTADSGYLTRRLVDVAQDVLVTEDDCGTLNGIEVSAIKQGQEELLPIKDRLYSRTVCDDIYMPGDQTKLLAKAGDILTAKQAEAIDDAGIETVKIRSTLTCEARRGVCARCYGTNLANGRKVAQGEAVGVIAAQSIGEPGTQLTMRTFHLGGIASAHATPDMIAEKEGIVIYTDLRTVRNKEGKWLALNKNGFVHIVKDEGRTLEEYKKLLSTKSIEPLQSFTIELGAQIHLEDGSKVKKKARVGLWEQHNIPIICEKPGFVKYEDLVEGISVLRDVNKQTGQTELVVRQHRGELHPQIIIYADKGCEELIGTYAIPSGAIISVAEGEEVSAGDLLARLPRGAIKTKDITGGLPRVAELVEARRPRDAAEIAKLDGVVDFKGVQKSKRIVVVKDEDTGMEEEHLIPLTKHLIVQRGDMVVKGQQLTDGLVVPQEILEICGVRELQKYLVNQVQEVYRLQGVDINDKHIEIIVRQMLQKVRITDPGDTTFLYGENVGKKTFHEQNTKVIEEGGKPAQAAPVLLGITKASLGTESFVSASAFMETTRVLADAACEGKTDYLLDFKANLIMGHMIPGGTGYQDYEKRVKKLVDAEEEDILDFAFSDY; from the coding sequence ATGCACGAAGATGAATTTCATGATTCACAATTTGACAAACTAACGATCAAGATCGCATCGGATGATGTGGTCCGTAACGAATGGTCAAGAGGTGAAATCAAAAAACCTGAAACGATTAACTACCGAACATTTAAACCCGAAAAGGGGGGACTGTTCTGTGAGAAGATCTTTGGACCCACTCGCGACTGGGAATGTGCGTGTGGAAAGTACAAAAAGATCAAACACAAAGGAATCGTTTGTGACCGCTGTGGTGTTGAGGTGACCCTCTCAAAGGTTCGCCGCGAACGGATGGCCCATATTGAGCTAGCTGTTCCCGTCGTCCACATCTGGTTTTTCAAAACACAACCCTCACGGATCGGAAACATCTTAGGGATGTCGGTCTCTGACCTCGAAAGGGTGATCTATTACGAAGAGTATATTGTCACCGACCCAGGAGAGACAACTCTTGAGGTGAAGCAACTGCTCAATGATCACGAATTCCGCGAAGCGCAGGAAAAGTGGGGGCAAGGGGCCTTCAAAGTCAACATGGGTGGAGACGCCATCCGAGAGCTTCTTGAAAAAGAAGACCTCACCGCGGTAATGGCAGAGCTCAAAGAAAAGCTCCGAAAAACCCGCTCGATGCAGGCGCGGATGAAGCTCGCAAAACGGCTCAAGATCGTTGAGAACTTTGCTTCATCTCCGAACAACCCCGATTGGATGGTGATCTCTTGTGTTCCCGTGACTCCACCCGATTTAAGACCACTTGTGCCTCTTGATGGAGGGCGGTTTGCAACTTCTGACTTAAACGACCTTTACCGTCGTGTCATCAACCGGAACAACCGTTTAAAGTCGATCCTAAAACTCAAAACCCCCGATGTAATCATTCGAAACGAAAAACGGATGCTTCAAGAGGCTGTCGATGCTCTCTTCGATAACGGGCGGCATGGCCACCCCGTCATGGGAGCAGGAAACCGTCCCCTAAAAGCCCTTTCAGAAATGCTGAAGGGGAAGCAGGGCCGTTTCCGTCAAAACCTCCTCGGTAAACGGGTCGACTACTCTGGACGTTCCGTCATTATTGTTGGTCCAGAGCTCAAATTTAACCAGTGTGGTCTTCCGAAAAAGATGGCCCTCGAACTCTTCGAACCCTTCATCGTGAAGCGTCTGAAAGCGCGCGGTCTTGTCTATACAATCCGCTCTGCAAAGAAGATGATCCAAAGGGGAGATCCTGAAGTCTGGGATGTCTTGGAAGAGATCATTAAAGGGCACCCGGTCCTTCTTAACCGAGCGCCGACCCTGCATAGACTTGGAATCCAGGCCTTTGAGCCCGTTCTGATCGAAGGAAAAGCGATCCGGATTCACCCCCTTGTCTGTAGCGCTTTTAACGCCGACTTCGATGGAGACCAGATGGCGGTTCACATCCCCCTTTCTGTGGAAGCGCAGCTTGAAGCGAAGCTCCTAATGATGGCCCCTGATAATATCTTCTTGCCATCGTCTGGAAAACCGGCTGCAGTTCCCTCACAGGATATGATCCTCGGCCTTTACTATCTCATGCACGATCCGATCTATTTCCCTGAAGAACATGGGAAGCCTGTCAAGGTCTTTGGATCGTCTGAAGAGGTCCTTCACGCCCTTTATGGCTCGGGAAGTTACAACTGGTATGAAAAAGAGGCTCCCAAAGAGGGACGCTTTGATGATTACGGTTTAGGTCTTCATATTCATGAGAAGATCAAGCTGCGCCTAGAATCTGGAGTGATTGAAACCACCCCAGGGCGCGTTGTCTTCAATACGATTGTTCCTGAAGAGCTCGGTTTCCAAAACTATGCTCTTCGAAAGAAGAAGATGAGTGAGCTTGTCTTAAGCACCTACAAAAGTGTTGGGCTTGAGATGTGTGTCCGCTTCCTTGATAGCTTGAAAAGGCTGGGTTTTGCCCACGCAACCAAAGCATCGCTTTCTATGGGAGTGACCGATATTGCCATCCCTAAAGATAAGCAAAAGATTATTGAAGAGACCCAGAAAAAAGCCGCCCTTGTTGTTGAGCAGTATGAAGATGGTATCATCACCGAAGGAGAGCGGAAGTCAAAGCTCATCAATATCTGGACCGAAGTTTCCGAGATGCTTGCCGATGAATTCTTCAAGATGATCTCAGAACCTGAAGGGACGCTGCTCAATCCTCTCTATTTGATGATGGATTCAGGAGCGCGAGGAAACAAATCCCAGGGTAAACAGCTTGGAGCCCTCCGAGGACTCATGGCTAAACCCTCTGGTGAGATTATCGAATCTCCGATTACAGCGAACTTCCGTGAAGGTTTGAGTGTTCTTGAATTCTTCATCTCGTCACACGGTGCCCGTAAAGGTCTTGCCGATACGGCCCTCAAGACAGCTGACTCCGGATATCTGACCCGCCGTCTCGTGGACGTTGCCCAAGATGTTCTTGTCACCGAAGATGATTGTGGAACCCTCAACGGCATTGAAGTTTCCGCCATTAAGCAAGGGCAGGAAGAACTTCTCCCCATTAAAGATCGTCTCTACAGCCGTACCGTCTGTGACGACATCTACATGCCAGGAGACCAAACCAAGCTCTTAGCTAAGGCTGGAGACATTCTTACAGCCAAGCAAGCTGAAGCGATCGACGATGCCGGAATTGAAACGGTGAAGATCCGTTCTACCCTTACCTGTGAAGCCCGTCGTGGGGTGTGTGCCCGTTGTTACGGAACCAACCTTGCCAATGGACGAAAGGTGGCACAGGGAGAAGCGGTCGGAGTCATTGCTGCCCAGTCGATTGGAGAGCCTGGAACACAGCTGACGATGCGGACCTTCCACTTGGGAGGAATTGCCTCGGCCCACGCCACTCCCGATATGATTGCAGAAAAGGAAGGAATCGTGATCTATACCGATCTCCGCACCGTCCGCAACAAAGAAGGCAAGTGGTTGGCGCTGAACAAAAATGGCTTTGTCCACATCGTCAAAGATGAAGGACGGACCCTTGAAGAGTACAAAAAGCTCCTCAGCACCAAATCGATCGAACCCCTTCAATCCTTTACCATCGAGCTAGGTGCACAGATCCACCTCGAAGATGGAAGCAAGGTGAAGAAGAAAGCGCGTGTCGGTCTTTGGGAGCAGCACAACATCCCCATTATCTGTGAAAAGCCTGGATTTGTGAAGTATGAAGACCTCGTGGAAGGAATTTCCGTCCTCCGTGATGTGAACAAGCAAACCGGTCAGACCGAGCTTGTCGTCCGCCAACACCGTGGAGAGCTTCACCCCCAGATCATCATCTATGCGGATAAAGGGTGTGAGGAGCTTATCGGAACCTATGCAATTCCATCAGGAGCGATCATTTCAGTAGCCGAAGGAGAGGAGGTCTCTGCAGGAGATCTTCTGGCCCGTCTGCCACGTGGAGCGATCAAGACAAAGGATATTACCGGAGGTCTTCCCCGTGTCGCTGAGCTTGTTGAAGCGCGCCGTCCTCGCGACGCCGCTGAAATCGCCAAACTTGATGGAGTCGTCGACTTCAAAGGAGTCCAGAAGAGCAAGCGGATCGTTGTCGTTAAAGATGAAGACACCGGCATGGAAGAAGAGCACCTTATTCCTTTGACCAAGCACTTGATCGTCCAAAGAGGCGACATGGTGGTCAAGGGGCAGCAGCTCACCGACGGCCTTGTTGTTCCCCAAGAGATCCTCGAGATCTGCGGGGTGCGCGAACTTCAAAAGTATCTCGTGAACCAGGTCCAAGAAGTCTACCGCCTCCAAGGGGTCGACATCAACGACAAACATATCGAGATCATCGTCCGTCAGATGCTCCAGAAGGTCCGGATTACCGATCCCGGCGATACCACCTTCCTCTATGGAGAAAATGTGGGCAAGAAGACCTTCCACGAGCAGAACACCAAGGTGATCGAAGAGGGAGGAAAGCCTGCCCAGGCAGCCCCTGTCCTACTCGGGATTACCAAGGCCTCGCTTGGCACCGAGTCGTTCGTATCGGCCTCGGCCTTTATGGAGACGACCCGTGTCCTTGCCGACGCTGCCTGCGAAGGGAAGACCGACTATCTTCTCGACTTCAAAGCCAACCTCATTATGGGGCACATGATCCCAGGAGGAACCGGCTACCAAGACTACGAGAAGCGGGTCAAGAAGCTCGTCGACGCCGAAGAAGAGGATATCCTCGACTTCGCCTTCTCAGACTATTAA